The genomic segment TGGCGTCCGGCGACCGACCCGTGATCCGCGACGCCGTTGGCCTCCTGCTCGACGAGGGCGCCCGCGTCACCGGGGTGGCCCTCGGGGGACGCGATCGCCTGGCGCACTTCGCGGTGGAAGGCGCCGAGGACACGGCGGGCGCGCTCGACGCCGAGCTCCGGACGCGAGCCCGCGCCCCGCGCATCGGCGTCGGCCTCGACCGCAGCGCCGTCGTGGTGAAGACGCTGGAGCTGCCTGCCGGCAGCGAGGGCGATCTCGGTCAGATGGTGAGCTTCGAGCTCGAGCGGCACGTTCCGTTTCCCGCCGACGAGATCTGCTCCAGCTGGGTGGAGCTTCCCGGTGAGGTGGGTCAATCCCGGCGGCTGCTGGTGACGGCGGTCGGGCGCCGCGCCCTCGACCGTCCGCTCGACCTGCTCGCGCGCGCGAAGCGCCGGCCCGCCGCCATCATGGTGGCCAGCCACGAGCTGCCGGGACTCCTGTCCCGCGCACTGCCTCCGCGGCGGGCCGTCTGGGCGCACCGCCATGGCAGCCACACCGACCTGCTGTTGCTCGTGGGCGCCACGCTGCTCATGAGCCGCTCCGTGGCGACCGCCCATCACCTCGAGCTCGCAAGGGAGATTGGCCGTAGCCTGCCGCTGGTCGGCTGGGACCAGTATGACGTGGTGTGGCTGTCCGGCGATGACGCCGCGGCCTGGATCGCCGATCGCGATCTGGAGCGAGGGCTGAATGTGCCCGTGTCGACGCCACCCTACGACAGCCGCTCCAGCGGCCTGATCGCCGCGCTGCCGCAGGAAGGCCCCGGCGCGAGCCTGCTGGCCCTGGCGGTAGCCCTCGGCGCGCGCCGCCCCGCGTTCGACCTGCTGCCCGCCGTGCTGCGGCCCTGGAAGCTGACGCGGCCCCATCTGGTGACCGCCGGCATCGCCTGCGCCACCCTGGTGCTCGGCCTCATCTTCGCCGTCACACACGTCATGCTGTCCGAGCGCTACCTCGGGCGCGTGAACGCCGAGATTCGCCGGCTCGATCCTGAGGCCAAGGCCGTCGAGACGCTAGCCGCCGAGCGGGACCGGACCCGTCGCCTCCTGGCCGGACTGGACTCTGCGCGGCGCGCGAGCCTCCCGGCGCTGCCGACCCTGCAGGACCTCACCGAGACGCTGCCGGAGACCGCGTGGCTGCAGACGCTGAACATGGATCAGGAGGGCGTGGAGCTGATCGGTCAAGCCAATGCGGCCAGCCAGCTCATCCCCATCCTGGAGGGCTCGCGCTGGCTCGAGCGGGTCGAGTTCACGTCACCGGTGACCCAGCTCCAGGGCAAGGAGCAGTTCCGCATCCGTGCCGGCTGGGAAGGGCGGCCCGCGCCGCCGGCCGGGGGCCGCTAGGATGGCGAGCCTCGGCCGGCGCGAGCGCGCGCTCATCGGCGTCGGTGCGGCGGTCGTTCTGCTGATCGTGGTCTACCTCTTCCTCGTCGAGCCGCTCATGGAGCGCGCGCGCGAGGCGTTGAGCCGCACGACGG from the Candidatus Methylomirabilota bacterium genome contains:
- a CDS encoding PilN domain-containing protein: MIRDAVGLLLDEGARVTGVALGGRDRLAHFAVEGAEDTAGALDAELRTRARAPRIGVGLDRSAVVVKTLELPAGSEGDLGQMVSFELERHVPFPADEICSSWVELPGEVGQSRRLLVTAVGRRALDRPLDLLARAKRRPAAIMVASHELPGLLSRALPPRRAVWAHRHGSHTDLLLLVGATLLMSRSVATAHHLELAREIGRSLPLVGWDQYDVVWLSGDDAAAWIADRDLERGLNVPVSTPPYDSRSSGLIAALPQEGPGASLLALAVALGARRPAFDLLPAVLRPWKLTRPHLVTAGIACATLVLGLIFAVTHVMLSERYLGRVNAEIRRLDPEAKAVETLAAERDRTRRLLAGLDSARRASLPALPTLQDLTETLPETAWLQTLNMDQEGVELIGQANAASQLIPILEGSRWLERVEFTSPVTQLQGKEQFRIRAGWEGRPAPPAGGR